The DNA sequence tatcattGCATTTCTTGAAttctattatttatttattaacaattttaaaataaaacaagtaattaataataataataataaaatataaagaCAATATCTTAcatcatataaaaataatatatttattattataagaccttaaaataattaaataaatattttgagaGTTGGACCAAAATTTAGATCAAACTATTGGAGTTGGAGAAGGGTTAGTCCGAATTTGGACCAAACTCTTGCTATAAGGCATGACCTTATATTGAATAAAAACAGCACACCAGTGGCCTAAACTATGTTACTGAAACATCAAGTATAGCCAGGTAACAACATATTTCTGTTTTTTGTAAGCAAACATCACACCTTTAAGATTTAGTTGGTTCATCAAAATCATAAGATGCTATCACAATGTAACATTGAAACTCATGCAACTAGACACATTTCCAATTACATGATTATATATCTATAAAAGTTCAATTTTGTATTATTTTTGCTTATATAATTTAATTCTGCGTCTTACATCAATTGTCAGGTGGCAGCTATATTTTTGAGGACATTCAATACACAATCGATAAATTCTAAAATCTCACCGAACTTCAAAAATTAGTAGAAAACAATTTCAAACGATACATTCTAAAATTTCATTGACCTTAATAAATTAGTagaaaaaaaattcaattttatCGATGTCAGTAGGAAAAGTAGAATTTTCTTTTACCTATCCACAACTAATCTGCAAAAACTAAGTATTGATTATTTTTGTTAATCTCGAGTCTATAATGGTCCTGATTCTGTTACCATCTAATAAACCACTAAAACTATTGTAGGGTGTTGAATACCATGTTACAATACAATGTCCAATACTAGAAAACAATGCGAAATTCTTTTTCCTATCATAATAATTTATCACGAGAGCCATCTTTAGTTAGATTCTTAGGAATAAGGACGATAAAATCAAAGAGAATACAACAAATGAAGGTGCTAGTGCATGAAGAAACAAAGTCTGAAGAATATGATGGCCGAAACTTGACATAGAATACAAAAATTGATCAAGTAATTACACACGCATGAATCAAGAGATACTTCCTGACTTGCGATCATCAATACAAGAAAAATGTAGATGGTAAGATATCATTCCGACAAGTCTGACGGTTGACGATGACGGTGCCTATGATAACTATGGTGATTATAATGTTTACTTCTATGTCTATGTTTCTCGATGGTGGGACTTGAATAATGCCTTCCGCTTCTGCTCTGTGAGTGTCTGTGTCTCTGATTGGAATCTAAACCTTCAGGAGAACTTGGATGATGTCTTCTTCTTTTGCTTTGTTTATGTCGATGTTTCCCATCAGAATCTGAACTTTCACAAGAACTTAAATGTCTACTCCTGCTCTGTTTATGTCGATGTTTCCCATCGGAATCTAAACTTTCACGAGGACTTAAATGACTTCTCCTTTTAATCTGTTTATGTCGATGTCTCAAGTCAGAATCTGTACTTTCAGGAGAACTTGGATACTGTCTTTTGCTTCTGCTCCTATGTCGCCTATCAACTCCAGTATCTTTCGGTAAATCTGCTTCATATAATTTTCCcttccttttcttttcttccttattttctttcttctttcttgaCTTCCTTTCTTCATCGCTATTCGAAGACAATTTCTCTTCCTCGCGATCTCTCGTCTCAGTAATATGGGGTGACAGGTGTTTTTTCTGCTTCCTCTTGCTACTCGACTTCTTGTTTTTAGTCTTGCTTGTGGAAAAGTTGGCCAATAAGTCAGGTATGTTCTGCCCACTTAAGAATCCTAAATACCAGATTGGAATTGGAATAAACAGATGTTCAACATTATGTATTTCAGACTTTCCAGTCAAGTTGATGAAAGAAAAAATATAGAAACAGTAATTAAATTTACCTCCATACTCATCAAATATATCCTCAGCGACTATCTGTTGGTTCGGATCATCAGGGTTAAATCCACCACGTGGTGGACTCATACCTGGCTTTTGCTTCAGTTCCCACTTCAAGGGCTGCAAGACCCAGTACACATTAGATGGAATAATGTggttattattattatcttaattAGCGAGGGACATAAGAAACATTAGCGAAAAGCTCAACTTGCATTAATCCCACTTCtaatataaaaaaaaaacaaaaacaaaaatgATTTATTAATATTAGCAAAATATAATGTATGGATCAACACATTTCTAACTTCATTGCATAAACTTCAACCGTTACTTGAGCATTTCACAAATTGGCCACATTGAAATCATAACTCACAGCAGCAATTAATTATGACCAGTACAACAATTAATCATCTGTCCACACACCATGAGATTGACTAAAGTCCGCAGCTTTAGAGACCAAAATTCTTGAATCTTTCTCCACTCTTTAGTTATATACTACTATAATATATAGTTCATATCTCCAGATTACACTAATACATATAAAATTTCATTTAGTTCGTTTCTCCATATTAACTAAATTTGACATCAATACTCAGAATTGAAATATATTATGACTAGTACAACAATTAATTGTGTTCATGCACTATGAGACTCAGTATAGTCTACAGGCCTACAGCTTTAAAGACTAAAGTTAAAATCTTAGCTATTCAGTTTAACAATATTATTTTATTCAGATAGCTCCACTTGCATGATTGAAATGTAGTATTGTGAACCAATTTAATCAAAACGATAAATATCACGAAACAATCAATTAGACAATATTAAACACAATCTTTTGAAAATCTGACAAGGAAGCAACATCACCTCCGAAGCATCTGTGCGATCCAATATTACTGTTAGGGGGTCATCTCTTTTCAGTCGACTCTCTTCATTAGGCATTATGGCATCCTTCAATGGACACTCCCGATCACCACTTTGATGCCCATAGTTTCCACATCTTAAACATTTCACATTCCGTATTTCAATTCCAAATGGTCTTGCACGTGCAATCACACCTGTCTCCAACCTGAAAAAATCACATCAAAGTTAATGCTCTATTCAGCTGCTTCAACTCTGAAGGTGGGTAGTTGGACTCAACATTACAACATTATGGCCTTCTTTGTTTTGATGAACCAACATAACCACAAGTTCATTGGAACCAAAAGGAGTTCCTTTGTTTGGTTACATGATTTTAGAATTAATTAAACTAACATAGTGTCAAGGTACTTGTAGTTACTCCAAAAGAAAGGAACCTAGTCACCAAGGCTAGCATACACTTGTTAAACAATAAGTTACATAATTGCTAAACCACTTGAGCATTCCTAGAAGCTAAAAATACCTTGGGGcattttttaaaatatcaaattGTTCTTCTGTTGGTAAAGCACGGCCATAAATGTCTTTTACcctctttttcttcttttcttcaacTGCAGGGAAGTCCGAGGGCCTACAAGAAAAGTATAATTTTATATTTCAGATACTCAATGATTATAATTTATAACACATAATGAGGGCAGTGACTTAATAGTCACAATCACTGATCAATTAAATATTAGAACAAAATGAAGTCTTTTAGTGCAAGAGCCAATACAGTGCAACAGATTCAGCATTTGATGCTGGATCTTGAGAAGAGTTGTCTGGTTCCTGCTTCTTTGTATTCTCAGCAATTTCTGCAGCTTTGGCGCTCTCTGCATTATAACCTGGCGGACGAACGTACATAAAGCTGACAGCTTTCATCATCTCCATCTAAAGGATTAAAAAGTGAgctttaaatcaattaatttatagATTAACATCACAGCAGCACATACTTGTGCACGTGCAGTTAATACAAGTCAGCATTTTTCAAGCATTCTACATAATTCAAGCAATATGATCAAAGTCCATTTTGGAATTTACATATGCTAGAATTTTCAAATCATTGCCAATGTAAGCTACCAATATAATTTGATGATTCTCcttaatatgaatttttcaaagtcTCAAACAACTAATTATAATTCACCATAAGCAGTAGTATTGTACAGAACTGATCTTTTAAAAAATCAAGAATTTTAACTCTTCAATATACTTTAACAAGCACAAAAGTCAGAAACAAATATACTAATTTTCGAACTCATAATTCCAGAAAACAAATCCACATTATACATTAGAGCATCATCCTAAAATTCATATACATATAGTCATACCCAccttctccttttctttcttGGAAACAAGAGCAGTCTGTCGAAAAAACTCCTGCTCCTGAGCATACTGCACAAACAAAACAGACCCACCAACCAAAAACAACTAAATTAGCCAAAATCATCAAAAGGGCACTCAATATTCTTAAAAATAAATTGACCCATCAAACAAACCAACCAAAATACTCAAATCAAAACAAAAGGGCACTCAAGATTCTTCAAAAAACACAACCCAATTGCCAAAACAGCCAAATTAACTCAATTCAAACAAAAGGGCACTCAAGAATCTTAAAAAAAAACACTCCATTTGCCAAACCAACCAAGATTTTTCCAAAAAAACAAGACGCAATTACCTCACGAGCAACTTCTTCAGCTCTACGATCACGCTGAGCATGGGTCTGCTCAGCGATCCACTTGCGACGCTGATTGGGATAAGAGAGAGGATGCCATGGCTTTTGATTCAGGAAATTGTGGGACCAAGCTGTGCCTGATTTGGTCTTGTAATCAACTTCTCCTTCTTTATTGTCATTGAATCTCTTGCTTAGCTTTGGTCCTCTTTCTTCTTCGTCCATCTTTTTGCCCTAATTTTGTGTTTTGATTGAACTAAGGGTTTATAATTATGCACACCAAAATTAAGGCCTGTTTGGCTTTACCAATTTTGGGCTGTCAGAAATCCGGTAAGGTAAATTGCCCTTTTAATCGGGTTATTGATTACAGTTTTACCCGACCCAACGAATTTACCCGAACCcaattttttggatttggatcgGATCTTATATTTATATCCGAAAAAATTGGAATATGGATTTGAATCTTAGGTGTACTAAACCAATATCAGACCCGAAATCTGAAATTCGTTCTAAACCCGATTCGAATCTGAAACCCGAAAAAATCCGATAGCATATTCTtatattacataattttataaCAATAATACCTGATTTGTAGACatcaaataattatatttaatgttATAACAGAGATGTTGGATAATGATCgattattaaatttattatatttcATACTAATATTGAATTGAATTATCTAAATATacataatattatttttttttagtTAAATAAACGCACACGAGTcatgagaactttaaactctaTTTAGAAAAATAAGACCTCGAACAGTACAATAACCCTTTATTGACTATATATAAAGTATCAGTTTTGTATTCTTAACATTGAAAAAATTGTTACCTAACTTGTTTGTATACTAGTATAAATTTCTTTAATTTTAAgcaattatttttaaaatatttgaattaaacCCGAAACACGAAAAGATCCGATGGATCGAATTTAAATCTTTGTTTTAATATCCGGACCCTAACCCGATCTGAACCAATACATAACAGATCAAATTTGGATCTTACAAAACCCGATATGATTCGATATGTTGCCATTCTTATTATTGTCGTTAAAAAATGTTACAAAATAAATGAAAAAATGACGTATAATGCTCACAtgattcttcaaaaattaaaatattatccAACATAGATCCAACTTGCAAATGGGTCATTTAACTCAAAAAACTTTCAATTaagttaatattatttattttatcttTTCAATTAAATTACTTGTTTTAATTGTGAGATAATATTATTAATGAATGTTATAAGAATAATAATATATTTGATATAAATGATTAACATATAAATTTTATTGATACTAATTTAGGGCGATGAAATTATTAAGAGAATTGAGATTATATACCCAAATTTAATGAATTTTTTATTATATCGAGTAAAATTTAAATCTGAAAGAAGAAAAGGTAAAACTCACATTATTTTGTGGGTGAAATTTAATTGTAGGTTATTTACtaggcaataaatttttttatatattttataatttatttaaataaaagaTGCACTATTTATTTGTAATTTTGTTAATGGTTAtagaatattttttttatattcaATGATTCAATCGTAAATTTTTCGAGTTTAACAACTTAGACATAAGTTCAATGATTGTTTTCATATTTAATCTTTTAATTCAGAAATCATTTCTTACGTAACAAGGAACGTGGAGTTACTAAACAAATTTATTTACGGATTTCCGTTAAAGACAAACTCAACATAATAGATGtgtaaattttttaatttttagcaTCGAATTGCAAGATTTAATCGATTGAATTATTCATTTGAATCTTTCTTAAATTTAATGATCCACTTGAAATGTGAACGTTCGTGACAAAATTATCATTTAACCCACCAATTTTGATATGCATTCTTGTGTTGTACTGTTATTTGTTTTCTTTTGTAGTTTTACTCTAGTATTTATCTTTTGTAATTATACTAAAGTAAAATAATTCGTCTTTTGAAAAAATCTATATTCTTTCGGGCATGTTCCGTTTAATTTTTCTACTTTATTAAATTAAATAGTGAAATATTGGTGCtttgttaattaattttttttactatgctatagaaatagaaaaattattttattaattttttttactatgctatagaaatagaaaaaattattttactGGAATATATGCTCTCACAATTGACGTTTTCAAGAAAGAATATGTATTACAATTTATCATTATCAAATTTGAAAAAATGACCCTTAATTtcataatttgaaattaaattattcaaaatatcATAATAAGAGGAAAATCGTCTTTTATCACACATATTGGTAACATTTAAATACTGGTGTATATGTTAATGGGCCTAGGTACTGGCCTGTTAAAATTGCTCAGAAACGCAATTAGCTGTTGCGTTAGAAGACAAAGAAACACAAAAAAAAATTGTGTTTTCTGATTAAACGTATGAAAAAATTGTGTATATTCTGTTAAATTTCAAAAGTCAATCAAGTTGGGCATTCCTAAGAAACGCCATAAAAATTTGCGTTTATATTTTGATAGGAAAGGCAATTTATTTTTTACATTTACAAATAATAAAAAGGGTCATTTTACCGCGTTAGTGAGATTTTGGCCGTTTTTTCCCCAAATTATGATATTATGGTAGAAATGCATAAAATATTCTAtttaaactaatacatttttatgatgatctagttgctaacatatgtagTCCGACCCGGCCATATCTGATCCGACCCGAAAAAAACCCAGTTATATCCGCCTCGAGAGCCCAAACATGCTCTGTTAAGAAAGCCCCGTCCGGCCCGGTCTGACCCGGTCAAAGACAATGCCCAAAAAACCGACCCGCTTAAACCCCGTTTTTTAATACCGGTCAAAACCGGGCCGGGTATGCTTTTGTGGATCTCTATATTAAGGGGATCAATCTCAAATTTTCCTTTTGTATAAAGTAATAAACTGATATTaagttttttttataaattacaaTTTTACTGTGAAGTATTAAAATCAAGTGGAGGGTCTTGTGGAGTCTTTGCCCCTTCCTTGGAGGTACGTATGTTAATTTATGTTACAGTATTCAGTATTCACAGTTGTTTCTTTTTTATATGTTGTGTTCCTTTTTCTCCTTGTTATACTGAATACATGCATGTTATATATGTTGCTAAGTGATACATTAATTCAAATCCTGACAaaaaataatacacataattcAAATAGTCAGACACTCTATCTCAGAAGTTTGAACTTTCTAAGATGTGTGTTTTTGGGGCATATCGTGTCTTCGATTTTGATGGTCAGTGTACTCAGTGCCGAACACCTTGACACTTGAAATTAGTGTTATGGCTTCTCAACTTCAACCTTAACTTGTTACCACTAGTTTTTCTCCCATCTAAAATTGTTCACCCTTCATAACAATTTTAATGTCGATGCTGCCAGATTCGTGGAGAGAAATAGTATTGGGATAGGTGCAGTGATTCGAAATGATCAGGGGGGTTTTCTACGTGCTCGTAGCCAATTAACTGGCTCTTTGCTACAGCCAAGAGAGGCAGAAGCAGTAAGCTTAAGAGAAGCACTATCTTGGGTTAAAGAACTGGGTTTCAAGAATTGTGTGTTCGAAACAGACGCTGAACAATTGGCCGATGCCTGCAATGGAGTCCAGGGAGAGTCATATTTTCACACAATAGTTATTGATTGTGTTGATTACTATAAGCACTTCGAAAACGTGCTAGTTAAGTTTGTTCATAGATCTGCGAATGTCGTTGCTCATAAGCTAGCAAGAGCGACGTCTTCTAGGTCAGGTTTACGGGAGTGGAGTATTACCCCTCCTGAGTTTGTGTCTGAGAGTCTTATGTATGATTCTATTAGATTATCGCAGGTGcttattttttcaaaaataaaaatggctgcaatatttatttttaacaataatcatgaatcaaaaatcaaaatcaatttgTTTCCTAATGTAACATCTCTTTTTACCGTCTGTAAGTGGGTATCATGCATAGTTTTTTGGGTAGAGGGGAGGAGCATTGAGGATTTGAACGGAAAAAAGCGTTTGCCACGAGGATACCTTGTATACAACCGTATTTTTTTGCTAAAACAAGGTTTACCTTCTTGCAATTTGGTCAGAAAGTGTCTGGTGAAACGTCTTCAGAAGATAAGtatattaaaaattcaaatttacAAAACTAGTGGCTTAAAGGGTGATTTAGCCTTACCAGTATTATTACAAACCCCTGCTGGAAGGGATGTACCTGTAAGTCTCAACTCTCAACTGATAACAATCAAAATTGGCAGCATTTCTCGCCAAAAACTGTAACATTAATTTTCTTTTCTGGAGATGGGGAACTCTTTAGAATCCCCCTTCGGCAAAATGGGTTATGTGCTGAATCATATTCAACTGACCCTGCACAATGCTAGGTATGCAATGAGCCTATAACCAATCAACATCAGAGCCATAACAAAAACATCTATGGCTAGATGGTCTAAGCCCACCGATTTCACCGCAGGAAATTCTGCAACCTTGCAATAGACACCTTTTGAGCACTCGTACATATCATCATTATTGTACTGGACCCCGAGAAGAAGCTTGTAAAAGTAGTAGCTGTAGCTCAAGTACTTTAGCCAGACTATAAAAGGAGGAATTTGTTGAATATAGTACCCACCAGCCATGAGAAAAACAAGGGTAGTAACTGAGGCTAAAGTAGTGGCTTGTTTAACATCCATGAGTAGGGCACCAAAGGCTAGTCCGAGACTTTGGGCGACAAGGACACTGtatagaacaacaagaagagaGAGGATGAATGTGAAAGGATCAGGTTTAAGCCCTCCCATCCAGTAGACTATACATGTAAAAGCAGTTGGGAGTGCAAGCTCTAATGGAAGGTCTCCAATTGTCCTGGCTAAGAAGTATGATGAGAGGCGGTACATTCCTGATGATCTTTCCTTTATAAGCATTCTCCTTTCTTGGGGAAATGTGAAAACAGCACTGTAAAGAGGGTAGAATCCCCAAAAGGCCGAGAAGAAAAATATCAAGGTGATCTGCATATAAAAACCAGTCATGGACCCTGGTTAGTGTAAGTTTTAGAAACATAATCTCCGGGCCACTAAAAATGACCCTCGATTGAAGATACTGAATATTTGTTTTATGATTACTGCAAGCGTTACTGCAGAAGCATAATTAGTTCAAAAATTAAGATTCTTACACGATCTTCAATATGGGACGTAGGGGTGTTCCACCATAAGAGTCCACCAAGTACGGCGACACTTATCACTTGGAAAATCCTTAGCCTATTAAATGCATCATACCTCCGCTCTCTTAATCCCCTCAAAAGAAGCACCTTAAACTGATGACACCAACTTGTGCACCATTGCTCTGAATTTACTCGGAGTTCTGCATCATTATGGAAAAGGTAAGAGATCCTACTCATTGCCTTCTTGTGAAGAGTTTGAAATATGCTCATTTCtcaatcatatatatatatatatttgaaatgATTTCTACTATATGTGAGCATTGAGTGATAATTTTAGTGCACCAACTTACTTGAAGAATCACATTTTGTGGGGCTATAATTATTAACATCAGCACTGCATATCTCAGCCCTCAACCTTGTGAAAATGTTAGTGTCATAGCTTGCCTTTAGTACTTCTCTTACAGACTTCTGTTCTTGTTCTGTTGCATCACCTTGCTCTGTTACTTGTACTGAATCAGGCCGAATTCCTGAGGTTTTCACACCTTCCATGAGAATCTAGACACGGTTTATTTTATGTAAAACAACATAATTTTTAAGTTTGAACAAGTTTGTTTCTGTACATTGTTCCAAGAAAGGGATGATGGGAGTAGGATTTAACTAATTTACTTTTATAAGAAGGGGAAGGAGCATTATTACTAGGACCTCTCTTGCTAATAATGGAAACAGTTCTTTCTTCCCATATAGAACCTTAAGATGACACAATCACCCATATAAAAGTGTTTGTATTTATAATATGATTTAAGAACATTATGTAAGTATGACTGTATGAACAGGGAATTAAAAAAGGGTTAGCGCACTTACCGTTTGCAAGATCAAGGAGTAGATCAGACGGGTTAGTAGAGATATTTGTGGAAAAACCAACAGATGAGAAGTAATCCAATGCAGTTGATGCAGGACCATAGTAGATGGGGCATCCCTCTGAGAGCAATAGTACTTTATCGAACATATGGTAAAGCCGGCTAGAGGGCTGGTGAATTGTGGTAACAATAGTTCGACCACCACAAGCTAGTCGTTTAAGTGTGTTCAGTATTCTTTGAGCTGTGGTTGAATCCAGACCTGAGGTAGGCTCATCCAACAACAATAAGCTTGGATTAATTAGCATCTCTTGTCCTATGCTCACTCTCTTCCTCTCCCCTCCTGATATGCCTCTAAATAGTGGACCACCTATCATGCTGTTCTTGCATTTGGTCAGCCCCAACTCACTAATAACACATTCAACATGATGGATTTTCTCTTCATATGTTTGCATTTTCGGAAGCCTTAGCAGTGCAGTGAAAACAAGAGTTTCAGTCACTGTTAGATGAGGATACAATACGTCATCTTGTGCTACAAATCCTGTTTTACGTTTGATTGATCCTGAAAACAGTTTGCTGTTGTATGTGATCTTGCCTGATAGTTTCCCTGTAAGGCGGCCTCCAAGTGCTGTAAGCAGAGTAGTTTTTCCACTTCCTGATGGACCCAACATAGCTAGTATTTCTCCTGGGCATACCATTCCTGTTACTCCATTTAAAATTGTCTTGTCTTTCTGGTGATAGCTGACTTTGTACACTACTTCTTCGAACTGAAAGTGGCAGAATGGTATTCAAATGAGTACATGTATATCGAAAAAAGTCGCACTTATTACAAAAAATTTATTCATGTAGGAAGTCACAAGTCTTACAGAGATATACCTTCAAAGTTATAGGGTATGATGCTACTTGTAGATAGGTCCGTGAGTGAGTTTGTCCAGGGTTATCAGGATATTTTGTGTTACGAGGCTCTGAAAGAACCGGTGAACCTTCGCTGCCATTATATTCAGGATTTTTCCCAGCACACTGGAGAGACATGACCTGTTGGAACTGATGTTGATGCTCTTTGGATGAAAGGATGTTGATGCTGAGAAAGGGAAGGAGCAGAAGGATTGGTTACTCAAAGTGAATGGGAAACATGTAAATTTATAAACATGTACAAACACTAGAGGATCTCTCATGTGTTAAAAGACTTTGATGTTGGCCTAGCTTCTTTTGTAGGAACCCACctttttatttttattgaatGGTCATACTATCCTTAGGCCAGGTCAGTTGTATTAACTGATACAGTAATACTACAAACATTAGGGGCCTATTTGGTTTACTTTTAAAAAATTACTTGTTAGTTTCTAGCATTGTAACCTAACAGATAGTCTGGTTACAATTGGTCGGGATTTCGAGTTTGAGTAGAGACATGTGTTAGTGATTAAAATGTAAAAGCCCCTAAAAAAACCGGAAATGCCTTGCGAAATATGTACATTTTACCTTAAATAATTTGGTGTATTCGAGTCTCGAGATCAACTAGGTACATAAGTAGAAATTTTCCTGAAATACTGGCCCCAGGTTCCCACCGCTGTAATCTAACACTAATTTTTGGTCCATTATTTGTGAATCTCTTTCTTTTCTACCCTTCCCTTTTATCAGATTGGCATATACTTCGTTCACTCCATTATATGATTCTTGCTCTAGTTTTCTTTGAAGTCTTTTCCCATTCAGAAGACTGCATTGTACGGTCAGACACATAAACTTACATCTCAAACTCAAAATGTGGAGAGTGAGAGACAGTCCACTAaacaaaatcattatttttacttgaataCCCACTTGATGAGATGGATGATTAAGcaaaaaaaacttaaaataaG is a window from the Apium graveolens cultivar Ventura chromosome 1, ASM990537v1, whole genome shotgun sequence genome containing:
- the LOC141670698 gene encoding putative zinc finger CCHC domain-containing protein At4g19190, with the translated sequence MDEEERGPKLSKRFNDNKEGEVDYKTKSGTAWSHNFLNQKPWHPLSYPNQRRKWIAEQTHAQRDRRAEEVAREYAQEQEFFRQTALVSKKEKEKMEMMKAVSFMYVRPPGYNAESAKAAEIAENTKKQEPDNSSQDPASNAESVALPSDFPAVEEKKKKRVKDIYGRALPTEEQFDILKNAPRLETGVIARARPFGIEIRNVKCLRCGNYGHQSGDRECPLKDAIMPNEESRLKRDDPLTVILDRTDASEPLKWELKQKPGMSPPRGGFNPDDPNQQIVAEDIFDEYGGFLSGQNIPDLLANFSTSKTKNKKSSSKRKQKKHLSPHITETRDREEEKLSSNSDEERKSRKKKENKEEKKRKGKLYEADLPKDTGVDRRHRSRSKRQYPSSPESTDSDLRHRHKQIKRRSHLSPRESLDSDGKHRHKQSRSRHLSSCESSDSDGKHRHKQSKRRRHHPSSPEGLDSNQRHRHSQSRSGRHYSSPTIEKHRHRSKHYNHHSYHRHRHRQPSDLSE
- the LOC141670688 gene encoding ABC transporter G family member 14-like, which translates into the protein MSLQCAGKNPEYNGSEGSPVLSEPRNTKYPDNPGQTHSRTYLQVASYPITLKFEEVVYKVSYHQKDKTILNGVTGMVCPGEILAMLGPSGSGKTTLLTALGGRLTGKLSGKITYNSKLFSGSIKRKTGFVAQDDVLYPHLTVTETLVFTALLRLPKMQTYEEKIHHVECVISELGLTKCKNSMIGGPLFRGISGGERKRVSIGQEMLINPSLLLLDEPTSGLDSTTAQRILNTLKRLACGGRTIVTTIHQPSSRLYHMFDKVLLLSEGCPIYYGPASTALDYFSSVGFSTNISTNPSDLLLDLANGIRPDSVQVTEQGDATEQEQKSVREVLKASYDTNIFTRLRAEICSADVNNYSPTKCDSSKLRVNSEQWCTSWCHQFKVLLLRGLRERRYDAFNRLRIFQVISVAVLGGLLWWNTPTSHIEDRITLIFFFSAFWGFYPLYSAVFTFPQERRMLIKERSSGMYRLSSYFLARTIGDLPLELALPTAFTCIVYWMGGLKPDPFTFILSLLVVLYSVLVAQSLGLAFGALLMDVKQATTLASVTTLVFLMAGGYYIQQIPPFIVWLKYLSYSYYFYKLLLGVQYNNDDMYECSKGVYCKVAEFPAVKSVGLDHLAIDVFVMALMLIGYRLIAYLALCRVS